One genomic segment of Amycolatopsis sp. Hca4 includes these proteins:
- a CDS encoding L-threonylcarbamoyladenylate synthase yields MTVNAVDIGKAAGVLRAGGLVAVPTETVYGLGANAEDPAAVARVFQVKGRPPTHPLIVHLAGAEQLGDWVAEVPETALVLAGHFWPGPLTLVLRRGRRVPLEATGGLETVAIRVPAHPVALELLSAFGGGVAAPSANRFGSVSPTTAEHVRAELGDAVDFVLDGGPCDVGVESTIVDATGDTPSILRPGGVTPEDLEAVLGRPVATGSASPIRVPGQHPSHYAPRARVVLVEPGEIATAAQAAQEQGHQVGVFLPPSCADVPVKAHAVVAVPESMAGYARGLYGFLRELDQLGCDVIIASLPAEEGLGLAIANRLRRAAGPRELR; encoded by the coding sequence GTGACAGTGAACGCCGTCGACATCGGCAAGGCGGCCGGCGTGCTGCGCGCCGGGGGATTGGTCGCCGTCCCGACCGAGACGGTGTACGGGCTGGGCGCCAACGCGGAGGACCCGGCCGCGGTCGCGCGCGTGTTCCAGGTCAAGGGCCGCCCGCCGACCCACCCGCTGATCGTCCACCTCGCCGGCGCCGAGCAGCTGGGTGACTGGGTCGCCGAGGTGCCCGAGACGGCACTGGTGCTGGCCGGGCACTTCTGGCCGGGGCCGCTGACGCTCGTGCTGCGCCGCGGTCGCCGGGTGCCGCTGGAAGCGACCGGCGGGCTGGAGACGGTCGCCATCCGGGTGCCCGCCCACCCCGTCGCGCTCGAGCTGCTGTCGGCCTTCGGCGGCGGTGTCGCGGCGCCCTCGGCCAACCGCTTCGGCTCGGTCAGCCCGACCACGGCGGAGCACGTCCGGGCCGAGCTCGGTGACGCCGTCGACTTCGTGCTCGACGGTGGCCCGTGCGACGTGGGCGTCGAGTCGACCATCGTCGACGCCACCGGCGACACCCCGAGCATCCTGCGGCCCGGTGGGGTGACGCCCGAGGACCTCGAAGCGGTGCTCGGGCGCCCGGTGGCGACCGGTTCGGCGAGTCCGATCCGGGTTCCCGGGCAGCACCCGTCGCACTACGCCCCGCGGGCGCGTGTCGTCCTGGTCGAGCCGGGGGAGATCGCCACCGCAGCGCAGGCCGCGCAGGAGCAGGGGCACCAGGTGGGCGTCTTTCTCCCGCCCTCCTGCGCCGACGTTCCGGTGAAGGCGCACGCCGTGGTGGCGGTTCCGGAGTCGATGGCCGGCTACGCGCGCGGGCTGTACGGCTTCCTGCGGGAGCTCGACCAGCTGGGGTGCGACGTCATCATCGCGTCGTTGCCGGCGGAGGAGGGGCTGGGTCTCGCGATCGCCAACCGCCTTCGCCGCGCGGCCGGGCCCCGCGAGCTCCGGTGA
- a CDS encoding PP2C family protein-serine/threonine phosphatase — MKTTAVDRLLREAAPHELLAVLRAVLTAGWDAQAVELLLADYGMTELQPVADLPYSRDPVPVRGTAPGVAFTGQQVRFEKTASTVTAHVPVSVRGDRLGVLAVTFATAPDPAVQLELSRIAGALAHELLVAGRDTDLYLQARRTSRLTLAAEMQWQLLPGRSCTRPEFALGGQLEPAYAVHGDSFDWSATARSLTVTLVNGTGHGVDAAMVTHLAVNAMRNARRAGVPLTAQAELTDQALHGHYDGREYVTALLLQLDLATGALDVVDTGSPRVWLLRDGDARRVSFDEQLPLGAFGDTDYLTQRLQARPGDRLVFVSDGVYDVMGPTGDLYGDAGLARAVTDTAELPAAQVPGAVLADLALRRAAGGTTDDAMVVCLDWFGPGASAPAG; from the coding sequence GTGAAGACGACGGCGGTCGACCGGCTGCTGCGCGAAGCCGCGCCGCACGAACTGCTCGCGGTGCTGCGAGCCGTGCTGACCGCGGGATGGGACGCCCAGGCCGTCGAACTGCTGCTCGCCGACTACGGCATGACCGAGCTGCAGCCGGTGGCGGACCTTCCCTACAGCAGGGATCCCGTGCCGGTGCGGGGGACCGCGCCGGGCGTGGCGTTCACCGGTCAGCAGGTGAGGTTCGAAAAGACCGCGAGCACGGTCACCGCGCACGTCCCGGTCTCGGTGCGCGGTGACCGCCTGGGTGTCCTGGCGGTCACCTTCGCGACCGCACCGGACCCGGCGGTGCAGCTCGAACTGTCCCGGATCGCCGGAGCACTCGCCCACGAGCTCCTGGTCGCCGGCCGGGACACCGACCTCTACCTGCAGGCGCGACGGACCAGCCGGCTCACCCTGGCCGCGGAGATGCAGTGGCAGCTGCTGCCGGGACGCTCCTGCACCCGGCCCGAGTTCGCGCTCGGCGGGCAGCTCGAGCCCGCTTACGCCGTCCACGGCGACAGCTTCGACTGGTCGGCGACGGCCAGGTCGCTGACCGTGACGCTGGTCAACGGCACGGGACACGGCGTCGACGCCGCCATGGTCACCCACCTCGCCGTCAACGCCATGCGCAACGCCCGCCGCGCCGGCGTGCCCCTGACCGCCCAAGCCGAACTCACCGACCAGGCCCTGCACGGCCACTACGACGGCCGCGAGTACGTCACCGCCCTGCTGCTGCAGCTCGACCTGGCGACCGGCGCGCTGGACGTCGTCGACACCGGTTCCCCGCGCGTGTGGCTGCTGCGTGACGGCGATGCCCGCCGCGTGTCCTTCGACGAGCAGCTGCCCCTGGGCGCCTTCGGCGACACCGACTACCTCACGCAGCGCCTGCAAGCCAGGCCCGGCGACCGGCTGGTCTTCGTCAGCGACGGCGTCTACGACGTCATGGGCCCCACCGGCGACCTGTACGGCGACGCCGGCCTCGCCCGCGCGGTCACCGACACCGCCGAACTCCCGGCGGCGCAGGTTCCGGGCGCCGTGCTGGCCGACCTGGCCCTCCGCCGCGCGGCCGGGGGGACGACCGACGACGCCATGGTCGTCTGCCTCGACTGGTTCGGCCCCGGCGCGAGCGCACCTGCGGGGTGA
- a CDS encoding MarR family winged helix-turn-helix transcriptional regulator produces MDRSTRWQADAAAAEPADLVDSFGFLWDYARQVSEDSLPASQFRVLVVLDRHEGINLSSLAEQLGTTPPLASRLCDRLQAAGFVERTLSKHSRRELSLRLGERGRAHLNRVRARRKKHIATVLAALPPEAREALSAGLSAFRAAARRGRGVDS; encoded by the coding sequence GTGGACCGGTCGACACGTTGGCAGGCTGACGCAGCCGCGGCCGAGCCCGCCGACCTGGTCGACTCGTTCGGGTTCCTGTGGGATTACGCCCGTCAGGTCTCCGAGGACTCGTTACCGGCCTCGCAGTTCCGGGTCCTGGTGGTGCTCGACCGCCACGAAGGCATCAACCTGAGCTCGCTGGCCGAGCAGCTCGGGACCACGCCGCCCTTGGCCAGCCGCCTGTGCGACCGCCTCCAGGCCGCCGGATTCGTCGAACGCACGCTCAGCAAGCACAGTCGCCGCGAGTTGTCCTTGCGGCTGGGTGAACGCGGACGGGCTCACCTGAACCGGGTGCGGGCGCGCCGGAAGAAGCACATCGCGACTGTGCTCGCCGCGCTGCCTCCCGAAGCACGCGAGGCTCTGTCCGCCGGGCTGAGCGCGTTTCGCGCCGCCGCTCGCCGCGGACGAGGGGTAGATTCCTGA
- a CDS encoding STAS domain-containing protein produces the protein MSTVVDPHGDPATDVLVLRGAGDLADAHAAEKIVAPAAAADPATALVLDLAAVTYLTTEAVVPFVALARRCASEGTSLRVVASEPVRRKLASLGLLSTLVLGP, from the coding sequence TTGAGTACTGTCGTCGATCCCCACGGGGATCCCGCCACCGACGTGCTGGTCCTGCGCGGTGCCGGGGACCTCGCCGACGCGCACGCCGCGGAGAAGATCGTGGCGCCGGCCGCCGCGGCCGATCCCGCGACCGCCCTCGTCCTGGACCTGGCGGCGGTGACCTACCTGACCACGGAAGCCGTCGTCCCGTTCGTCGCACTGGCCCGCCGCTGCGCCTCGGAGGGAACGTCGTTGCGCGTGGTGGCCTCCGAGCCGGTCCGGCGCAAGCTGGCGAGCCTGGGACTGCTCTCCACCTTGGTGCTGGGCCCGTGA
- a CDS encoding carbonic anhydrase, producing the protein MAEIDSLTPAGAFELLLAGNRRFVAGTPEHPNQDAARRAEVTPGQRPFAVLFGCSDSRLAAEIIFDRGLGDLFVVRTAGHVAGSEVLGSIEYGVAVLDCPLVVVLGHDSCGAVGAASAALEDGVTPGGYIRDVVERVTPSVLAARAAGRVEPGEILAEHVRHTVDLLLERSRVLADRVDAGQTAVVGLCYRLADGRADVVAARGLDVTAGSPS; encoded by the coding sequence ATGGCCGAGATCGATTCGTTGACCCCTGCCGGCGCGTTCGAGCTGCTGCTCGCGGGCAACCGGCGCTTCGTCGCCGGCACCCCGGAACACCCGAACCAGGACGCCGCCCGCCGCGCCGAGGTCACGCCCGGCCAGCGCCCGTTCGCCGTGCTGTTCGGGTGCTCCGACTCCCGGCTGGCCGCCGAGATCATCTTCGACCGCGGTCTGGGTGACCTGTTCGTCGTCCGCACCGCGGGGCACGTGGCCGGCTCCGAGGTGCTGGGCAGCATCGAATACGGCGTGGCCGTGCTGGACTGCCCGCTGGTCGTGGTCCTCGGCCACGACTCCTGCGGCGCGGTCGGCGCCGCCTCCGCCGCCTTGGAGGACGGGGTGACCCCCGGCGGGTACATCCGGGACGTCGTCGAGCGGGTGACGCCCAGCGTGCTGGCGGCCAGGGCCGCCGGGCGGGTCGAACCCGGCGAAATCCTCGCCGAACACGTCCGCCACACGGTGGACCTGCTGCTGGAGCGCTCCCGCGTGCTCGCCGACCGGGTCGACGCGGGCCAGACCGCGGTCGTCGGCCTGTGCTACCGGCTGGCCGACGGCCGCGCGGACGTGGTGGCGGCCCGCGGCCTCGACGTCACCGCCGGCTCCCCGTCCTGA
- a CDS encoding MarR family transcriptional regulator, whose translation MNRSRRTRAADQVAEAVSDTAELLEILFERARDASPRPLSVSQVRAVVALDRYEGLNLRTLAELLGSTPPLASRLCDRLEAVGFVERLPHSRNRRELVLRLSDSGRAYLQDLRARRRESLHGVLAALTAEERDALATGLRAFQAAANRDLTEDDNRAAGL comes from the coding sequence GTGAACCGTTCGCGCAGGACACGCGCTGCCGACCAGGTGGCCGAGGCCGTGTCCGACACCGCGGAGCTGCTCGAAATCCTGTTCGAGCGGGCCCGTGACGCTTCTCCCCGGCCGCTGTCGGTGTCGCAGGTGCGAGCGGTCGTCGCGCTCGACCGCTACGAAGGGCTGAACCTGCGGACACTGGCGGAACTGCTCGGCTCCACCCCGCCGCTGGCCAGCAGGCTGTGCGACCGCCTGGAAGCCGTGGGCTTCGTCGAACGGCTCCCCCATTCCCGGAACCGCCGCGAGCTGGTCCTGCGCCTCAGCGACAGCGGCCGGGCCTACCTGCAGGACCTGCGGGCACGTCGCCGGGAAAGCCTGCACGGCGTTCTCGCCGCGCTGACCGCCGAGGAACGAGACGCCCTCGCCACCGGGCTGCGCGCGTTCCAGGCCGCAGCCAATCGTGATCTGACCGAGGATGACAACCGCGCGGCGGGACTCTAG
- a CDS encoding Asp23/Gls24 family envelope stress response protein: protein MTAAATKVPAQTSSSQPAAKTEGALVSAQGSTSISDVVVQKIAGLATREIPGVHALGGGAARAFSAIRERIPGATASAGQGVSVEVGEKQAAVDLQLVVEYGVSIADLSRSVRRNVITAVEQMTGLEVVEVNIHVGDLHLPSDDEGDNTDTGRVQ from the coding sequence ATGACCGCTGCTGCCACCAAGGTTCCCGCGCAGACCTCTTCGTCCCAGCCCGCCGCGAAGACCGAGGGCGCGCTGGTGAGCGCCCAGGGCTCGACGTCGATCTCCGACGTCGTGGTGCAGAAGATCGCCGGCCTGGCCACCCGCGAAATCCCCGGTGTGCACGCACTCGGCGGGGGTGCGGCGCGGGCGTTCTCGGCGATCCGGGAGCGGATCCCGGGCGCGACCGCCTCGGCGGGCCAGGGCGTGTCGGTCGAGGTGGGGGAGAAGCAGGCCGCCGTCGACCTGCAGCTGGTCGTCGAGTACGGCGTCTCGATCGCCGACCTCTCGCGTTCGGTGCGCCGCAACGTGATCACCGCGGTCGAGCAGATGACCGGCCTGGAGGTCGTCGAGGTGAACATCCACGTCGGCGACCTGCACCTGCCGTCGGACGACGAAGGCGACAACACCGACACCGGCCGGGTGCAGTGA
- a CDS encoding STAS domain-containing protein: MKPGHPPMPAAAVRSIGDIAVLEVGGDVDHVVRSTLRAAMEAALARNPRALVVDLSRVGFFASAGLSALAWLHEAAGKAGIDVALVATQRSVLRPLAITRVDDLFDIHRTVDAAVERFGAPEVRGHGD; the protein is encoded by the coding sequence ATGAAACCTGGGCACCCGCCGATGCCGGCGGCCGCCGTGCGATCGATCGGCGACATCGCGGTCCTCGAAGTGGGCGGCGACGTGGATCACGTCGTGCGGTCGACGCTGCGTGCGGCCATGGAGGCGGCGCTCGCCCGGAATCCCCGGGCGCTGGTGGTCGACCTGAGCCGCGTGGGGTTCTTCGCCTCGGCCGGTCTCTCCGCGCTGGCCTGGCTGCACGAAGCCGCCGGGAAGGCGGGCATCGACGTCGCGTTGGTGGCGACCCAGCGCAGCGTGCTGAGGCCGCTGGCGATCACCCGGGTCGACGACTTGTTCGACATCCATCGGACCGTGGACGCCGCCGTCGAGCGCTTCGGCGCGCCGGAGGTTCGCGGTCACGGCGATTAG